In Bordetella holmesii ATCC 51541, the following proteins share a genomic window:
- a CDS encoding transposase family protein — protein sequence MLDRKTIERLGGWEGYRVERVVWPEGESRTVTIYLKPSARTMHCEHCGNRCRQVHETTTRRVRDLPLMALRVTLVVPRRRVWCEQCGGPHLERLSWLGRYQRVTDRLAEAVSQLLESSNILAVARFFQLGWHTVKALDKALLRRAIQEPDWSQIHYLAMDEFALHKGHRYATVVVDPIRRQVLWIGDGRSRETARAFFEQLPTGVAQQIRAVAIDMTTAYELEIQANCPNAEIVYDLFHVVAKYGREVIDRVRVDQANQLRHDKPARRVIKSSRWLLLRNRKNLDPCQSVKLDELLQANQPLLTAYLMRDELKQLWFYQHPGYARQAWDHWLQQAQGSGIAALAHFALKLKAYLHGILSRCRHRLNTSIVEGINNTIKVIKRRAYGYRDQEYFFLKIRSAFPGIPR from the coding sequence ATGCTGGACCGCAAGACGATCGAGAGGTTGGGTGGGTGGGAAGGTTATCGGGTGGAGCGGGTCGTGTGGCCTGAAGGTGAGAGCCGGACGGTCACGATTTACCTGAAGCCTTCAGCGCGAACGATGCACTGCGAGCACTGCGGCAACCGATGTCGGCAGGTGCATGAGACGACCACGCGCCGGGTGCGGGATCTGCCGCTAATGGCGCTGCGAGTGACGCTGGTAGTGCCGCGTCGGCGGGTCTGGTGCGAGCAGTGCGGTGGACCGCATCTGGAGAGGCTGAGCTGGCTGGGCCGTTACCAGCGAGTGACCGACCGGCTGGCCGAGGCGGTCAGCCAGTTGCTTGAGTCCAGCAACATTCTGGCCGTGGCGCGCTTCTTCCAACTGGGTTGGCACACGGTCAAGGCGCTGGACAAGGCCCTGCTGCGACGGGCGATCCAAGAGCCGGACTGGAGCCAGATCCACTACCTAGCGATGGACGAGTTCGCTCTACACAAGGGCCATCGTTATGCCACGGTCGTTGTCGATCCGATCCGCCGTCAGGTGCTATGGATCGGTGATGGCCGCTCGCGCGAGACGGCCAGAGCCTTCTTCGAACAACTGCCAACTGGGGTTGCCCAGCAGATCCGGGCCGTAGCGATCGACATGACGACGGCCTATGAGCTGGAGATCCAGGCCAACTGCCCCAACGCCGAGATCGTCTACGACCTGTTCCACGTCGTGGCCAAGTACGGCCGTGAAGTGATAGACCGGGTGCGTGTAGACCAAGCGAACCAGTTGCGGCACGACAAGCCGGCCCGCCGGGTGATCAAGTCCAGTCGCTGGCTACTGCTGCGCAATCGCAAAAACCTCGATCCGTGCCAATCGGTAAAGTTGGACGAGTTGCTCCAGGCCAACCAGCCCTTGCTCACCGCTTATCTGATGCGCGATGAGCTCAAACAGCTGTGGTTCTACCAACACCCCGGCTACGCCCGCCAGGCATGGGATCACTGGCTGCAACAGGCTCAGGGCAGCGGCATCGCCGCCTTGGCTCACTTCGCGCTCAAGCTAAAAGCCTATCTGCACGGGATTCTGTCTCGCTGTCGCCACCGGCTCAACACCAGCATCGTCGAGGGCATCAACAACACCATCAAAGTCATCAAGCGCCGCGCCTACGGCTACCGCGATCAGGAGTACTTCTTCCTCAAGATCCGGTCTGCATTCCCCGGTATTCCTCGATGA
- a CDS encoding ATP-dependent protease La, with protein sequence MSASQTLPSDPIDLPLLPLRDVVVFPHMVIPLFVGRPRSIRALEVAMEAGKSIMLVAQKSAGKDDPTPEDVYDIGCVASILQMLKLPDGTVKVLVEGSQRARIDSIQDADSHFTCQVTPIAPDATAGPEAEALRRAIVAQFEQYVKLNKKIPPEILTSLAGIDDAGRLADTIAAHLPLKLEQKQKMLEIVPTAERLEGLLAQLETEIDILQVEKRIRGRVKKQMEKSKRDYYLNEQVKAIQKELGEGEEGADLEELEKKIIAAHMPKEARKKADAELKKLKLMSPMSAEATVVRNYIDTIINLPWKKKSKINNSIANAERVLDDDHYGLEKVKERILEYLGVQQRVDKVKAPILCLVGPPGVGKTSLGQSIAKATNRKFVRMALGGVRDEAEIRGHRRTYIGSMPGKILQNMSKVAVRNPLFLLDEIDKLGMDFRGDPSSALLEVLDPEQNHTFQDHYIEVDFDLSDVMFVATSNTLNIPPALLDRMEVIRLSGYTEEEKIHIGSDHLLPKLMKNNGVKENELTVEESALRDIVRYYTREAGVRSLEREVGKICRKVVKQLLTAKDKGEPETGPVVVNAENLDAYLGVRRYTFGMAEKENQIGQVTGLAWTEVGGDLLTIEVADMPGKGNIQRTGSLGDVMKESVEAARTVVRSRARRLGFADSVFEKHDMHVHVPEGATPKDGPSAGIAITTAMVSALSRIPVRADVAMTGEITLRGEVLPIGGLKEKLLAAHRGGIKTVLIPEENVKDLAEIPDNVKNCLEIVPVRWIDKVLEMALERLPEPLADEEPVKETIVSKPVESGDPVLKH encoded by the coding sequence ATGTCTGCGAGCCAGACCCTGCCTTCAGATCCGATTGACTTGCCCCTGTTGCCTCTGCGCGACGTGGTGGTGTTTCCGCACATGGTTATTCCGCTGTTCGTCGGGCGCCCGCGCTCGATCCGTGCGCTGGAAGTGGCGATGGAAGCGGGTAAAAGCATCATGCTGGTGGCGCAGAAGTCCGCCGGTAAGGATGACCCCACTCCGGAAGACGTCTACGACATCGGTTGCGTAGCCAGTATTCTGCAGATGCTCAAGCTGCCCGATGGCACCGTCAAAGTGCTGGTCGAGGGCAGCCAGCGCGCGCGCATCGACAGCATTCAGGATGCTGACTCGCACTTTACCTGCCAGGTCACGCCGATCGCGCCCGACGCCACGGCAGGCCCCGAGGCGGAGGCGTTACGCCGTGCCATCGTGGCGCAGTTCGAGCAGTACGTGAAGCTCAACAAGAAGATTCCGCCCGAGATCCTGACCTCGTTGGCGGGTATCGACGACGCCGGCCGCTTGGCCGACACCATCGCTGCGCATCTGCCGCTCAAGCTTGAGCAAAAGCAGAAGATGCTCGAAATCGTGCCCACGGCCGAGCGCCTTGAGGGGCTGCTCGCGCAGCTGGAAACCGAAATCGACATTCTGCAGGTCGAAAAGCGCATCCGTGGCCGCGTCAAGAAGCAGATGGAGAAGAGCAAGCGCGACTACTATCTGAATGAGCAGGTCAAGGCCATTCAGAAGGAGTTGGGCGAGGGCGAAGAGGGCGCTGATCTCGAAGAGCTCGAAAAGAAGATCATCGCCGCGCACATGCCCAAAGAGGCGCGCAAGAAGGCCGACGCTGAGCTCAAAAAGCTCAAGCTCATGTCGCCGATGTCCGCCGAAGCCACGGTGGTGCGCAACTACATCGACACGATCATCAATCTTCCCTGGAAGAAGAAAAGCAAGATCAACAACTCGATCGCCAATGCCGAGCGGGTGCTGGACGATGACCACTATGGCCTGGAGAAGGTCAAAGAGCGCATTCTCGAGTATCTTGGGGTGCAACAGCGTGTCGACAAGGTCAAGGCGCCTATCCTGTGTCTGGTGGGCCCTCCGGGCGTGGGTAAGACCTCGCTGGGACAGTCCATTGCCAAGGCGACCAACCGGAAGTTCGTCCGGATGGCGTTAGGTGGCGTGCGCGACGAGGCCGAGATCCGTGGGCACCGTCGGACGTACATCGGCTCCATGCCGGGCAAGATCTTGCAGAACATGTCCAAGGTGGCCGTTCGCAATCCGCTCTTCCTGCTCGATGAGATTGACAAGCTGGGCATGGATTTTCGCGGCGACCCGTCGTCGGCATTGCTTGAGGTCCTGGATCCGGAACAGAATCACACCTTCCAGGATCATTACATCGAGGTGGACTTTGATCTGTCCGACGTGATGTTCGTGGCGACCAGCAATACGCTGAATATTCCGCCGGCCTTGCTTGATCGTATGGAAGTGATTCGTCTGTCGGGTTACACCGAAGAAGAGAAAATCCATATCGGCAGCGATCATTTGTTGCCCAAGCTGATGAAGAACAACGGCGTGAAGGAAAACGAACTGACGGTCGAAGAAAGCGCGTTGCGCGACATCGTGCGTTATTACACGCGTGAAGCGGGAGTGCGTTCGCTCGAACGAGAAGTGGGCAAGATATGCCGCAAAGTGGTCAAGCAATTGCTTACGGCAAAGGATAAGGGCGAGCCTGAGACCGGCCCGGTCGTGGTCAATGCCGAGAACCTCGATGCCTATCTCGGCGTGCGCCGTTATACGTTTGGCATGGCTGAGAAAGAGAACCAGATCGGGCAGGTGACCGGTTTGGCGTGGACCGAGGTGGGCGGCGATCTGCTGACCATTGAAGTGGCGGACATGCCCGGTAAAGGCAATATTCAGCGCACGGGTTCGCTGGGCGACGTCATGAAAGAGTCGGTGGAAGCGGCCCGTACCGTAGTGCGGTCGCGGGCTCGCCGTCTGGGCTTTGCCGATAGCGTGTTCGAGAAGCACGACATGCACGTCCACGTTCCTGAAGGCGCCACGCCTAAGGATGGGCCGTCGGCGGGTATCGCCATCACTACGGCCATGGTGTCGGCGCTGTCGCGCATCCCGGTGCGCGCGGATGTTGCCATGACCGGCGAGATCACCCTGCGAGGCGAGGTTCTGCCTATTGGTGGCCTGAAGGAAAAGCTTCTGGCAGCGCACCGCGGTGGCATCAAGACCGTGTTGATACCGGAAGAAAACGTCAAGGATCTCGCAGAGATTCCAGACAACGTGAAGAACTGCTTGGAGATCGTGCCGGTGCGCTGGATCGACAAGGTGCTGGAAATGGCGCTGGAGCGTCTGCCCGAGCCCTTGGCCGATGAAGAGCCCGTCAAGGAAACCATTGTCAGCAAGCCAGTGGAGTCAGGCGATCCCGTGCTCAAGCACTGA